The sequence CGCACGTACTGTAAATCCCATCCCAATCCGCTCTCCTCTCACCACGGCGGCTCAAAGAAGACGATCGCCAGCATGATTGTGTGCAACCCACAGAAGATTTGGTTCCCAAGTATAGCGCCGAGCGTTAACGGGCAGAAATCTTGGCAGCATCCACAGGGGATCCGGCGCAAGGAGAAGGAATTAAAGCGGGGGAATTCGCATGAATGGCAGACAGCGCACCCGTATCGCGACCGATCCCTCCGGCATCAATGCTGAGATAACAGCTCACTTTCCCGTCCGGGGAGTGCATGCCGCCGCGCCCCGGTTTAAATACGAGCGCCTCCGCGTGCGTGCCTGACTGGATTCATCTGGAGGAGGCCGATCGATCCATCGGTCGAACGGCGGCCATGGcgagtggcggcggcggagtgatGGCCGGGAAGAAGAGGAAGTCCGCGGAGATGGGCCGCGTGGACGTGCCGGCGAGGCGGGAGCCGCGGCGCGGGCTCGGTGTGGCGGCGCTGGAGAGCATCAGGGCGCAGCTCGAGACGGCCGAGAACTTCTACGTGTTCCCGTCGctcgcaacggcggcggcggcggtggcgccgccTCCGACGCCCCCGCTGCCGTCCCTGCTGGCCGGACACGTCGCCGGCGTGCGGTTCGACCCGTATGTACGTGCCCGGCGCAAGGCGATCGATCATGGCCTAATCATTTTACTACATTTTTACTCATCGTGTCGATCGTGGCGATGGGATGGCATAATTTACGTGCGTATGTGTTGCACACACAGGTCGGAAATGGAGGAGCGCAGAGGGATTACTATCCTCACTACTACGGCGGTGAGCACTACACTTTGGCACGCAGGTACATACACACATGAACATGCATACACACACCTGTTCTTCAAATTCAGTATGTAATTTACATTTATATTTCAAATTAAGTATGTAATTTATATTTCAAATTTAGCATGTAATTTACGTGTGTGATGTACACAGTTTACACATGTGCTGTACACACACAAACATGCATAACCTGTTCTTTAAATTTGGTATATGCAGTTTGCATTTCAAATTTAGCATGTAATTTACGTGTGTAATGTACACAATGTACGCATGTGCTGTACACACACACATACGTGCATAACCTTTTTTTTATTTAGAATATGCAATTTACATTTCAAATTTAGCATGTAATTTACGTGTGTGATGTACACAATTTACGCATGTGCTCTACACACAATCTATTTTCCCCCCTTTGCGCTCACCCTTGTGTACATTGCACATCGGCAGGTACATGCAGCAGCTGCAGGCGTCGAGCGGCCAGCCGGCGCCACGCCACCATGATCACCACCATGCATGGCAGAGCAACGCCGCGGCCGTCGCTGCGCCGGCGCCGCCTGTCTTGGAGCGGGACCACCGTCGTCGAGCCCAGGCGCACGGCGGCGGCCATGCGAGGAAGCCTCGTGTTGCGTTCGTGGACCTTGTCGACTCCGATGAGGAGGATGGCCGCGGCAGCGCCGAAGAAGAACTGGACCTCGAGCTCAAGCTCTAGCTGATACGATGATTGAGATAGAACACGATCTTTTTACCTTGCTGGTTTGGCCACTTATTAGCTGCTCCCGTCCGACTGAAACGATGGACGGATTCTTTAATTTGTTCTTTCTGCATAGATCGAGGTTGTAGCAGTGCAGACTTCCTGTGCTGTGTAGTCATGTACTGTACGTATGTACACATGTTCACGCCCCTTTATTATTATTGAGTAATAGCCGTATGTCATGTGTTTTCTAGCTGGTTGATTTCGTGTGTTTCTCTGTGTAGTATACAACTTTTTATGTgttgatttttttcctttggttaATTGATGAAATAGCAGGTTTCTTTGTGTTTATTTCGGGCTACATATTTAACTCGATTGTGTTCGTGTGCTTCTTTTTACCTTGTTAGATGTTAGAtaattcttgtctcaaactctatgcGGCGGGAGGTCATTTATATCATGATAGGGTACATGTTATCTTAAAATCAAATTGGTAGCGAGTTTGTCGAATTGAAAGTGACGCGGTAATGTTTTGGTGCATTGGAGTTTCTACTTGCAACTTTGTTTGATAAATGAAAATGAACCAAGTCTAGACATACAGCATAAAATGGCTTGGATAAACACCAAAGGAAATTTAAGATCTAGGCAATCCACAATTCATTAAAGGGTGAAAAAAATTGAGGGGATAAAAAGAGTAATTGGTTATCGTGAAATAGTGCATTAGTGAAGTCAGTGGTGATGCTAGGAATCCAATTATGTGTGGTCAACTGAATGTTGTGCAATCAGGTGTATGCATTCACAAGATTTTTTGGCatgatttctttttttttttggcATGATTTCTACTTGATGTATTTCGCTTTTGTAAAAAGCTGTGTAGTCAATTGACTACCCAGCTCAAGTGTGGCTTCGCCACTGAGTGAAGTTGAGATGAATGCTTTTGCAAAGGATTGGTATACTTCAACCATGCTTTTAAATTTTTGGTTTGCTTGAGATGTGATATAGCACTCATCAAACGACGACACAAAACTGAAGGTATTCAAACATTGTGGTGAATGGGAGTTTCAGCAGAGAGCCACCTTCCATAGCAAGAAAGCAGCCTCATGCACTTTCAGTTTATGGTGTTGGATGTTCCCCATATTTTGTTTATCACTCACTAATCCACCAATGGACACACACATCCACTACTGCCCATAGTTGCTTGCAGAACCTCAGAAATGTAATGTCCTGATGGAGAGACTAGAGTCAAGTGAACCTGGGGGCGATGCATAGATTTAGTCGGACTTCGGTTGAACAAATTATGCATTTTCCATAGAAAGTCCACTTAGCTTTAGTCAGGTTTAAATCAATACATTCGGTGATacaaaaaatacaaataatggttTAGTAGTACGGGGCAGAAGACAATATGTACCATATCAAATATATGGTTGATTCAAGCCTCCCATGATTCAATACTCTCCTAATCTCTTTTTGTGATTTTCTAAAGCACCAAACCTCCTTAACAACTACATTCATGGTTTCTACACTTCACACCAACTTCTCCAATATACTGTAACAATATCTCAACTTCTTCTGGTTTGCAAGAGAGAAAAtcagatattttaaattttcagatcTCTACACGTCAGAGTAAGCTTATCATGACTCTAGTTTATTTATAGATTAGATTCAGCGTTGTAATCCTGCAAGGTGAAAACTCATTGCATTGAATAACAATTCTATCTTGTCACTGTATTTACAATTGGAAAAACATTTGACTACAAAATTCCACAATGACAGACCTACTACTACATCTTTAATGTCCTCAAATAACTACCGAGACCTTAAAAAACTTGCATCCAATGATCATTTGGCTGGCCATGATCGATACTTTGGactggaaaaaaagaaaagaaaaactaacaTTTAATGGAgggttataagatactccctctgtcccatataAGAGCGGTTTTGACACTGCACTAgtataaaaaacgctcttatattatgaaatGGAGGAGTAGTTGTTTGCATCTATGTTATCGAAGAAGAAACTGTTTGGTTTTCATCAATGTGATTTAGAGATATTTAGTTGCCATTCTATAGTGAACCATGGTGTGTCAAACGTCACCACACACTGCCTAATAATACATTATGTGGCTATTTTTCAGAGAAAAGGCCATAGTTTAGTGGACGGGGCATTTTGGCTCCAGGCCTCATATGAGCCCGAGAGTGAACAGTAAATTTgccaaaaatagtaaaaaaatattgaaaaaatccaatttttttgtgGTAAAAGATACTTGGGTTCGTGATGTCTGTGCAAAAAAATCAGTGCATTTGAACATCTGACGAGCTCTCAGAAAAAAAGACAAATTTGGTATCTATGAATAAGTTTACTGTTTTGCACAGTCCGGAcctgatttatttatttttttgcggagagctactcagatgttcgAATGAGTTGAAACTTGGCACGGACATCATGCACTTAAGCATCTTTCAccataatttttttttgaaattttctagtatttttttaatttactgttcacatAGTGTAGATGAGCTGGGAAGCCAAATTGCATATTCGGTAGTTTAGTACTCTAATGCTCAAACGACGGTCATCTAAGGACCGCCCAATTACTAAGCGGTAGACACATAGAACTTTGACACCCATCAACCAACCACAAAGCACTGACTCGGATGGAAAGAATAAAGGAAAAAATAGCAAACATGTGACACACATCAACAGAAAGTCAGCAGCGGAAGAAATGGCAACGGCCACACATGAAACACACCTCTACCCATCTCCATAATACACGTGTCAATACTAGGAAATCTCCAATGTGTTGAAAAAATctcaaaaaaaggagaaaaatggATTTCCCTCAGGTATAGGGTCTTACTTATTTCAAGTTAGATAGTGATGGCAGCTAGCCTATTAGAAATCTAAACTTGATGATGAGGACGATCTCCTTGGCTTGGTGAAGCTCGTGGGAAGCTAAGACTTGTGTTGACATGTTGAAGGATATCACAAACTGCAAGGGGTACAATGCGAGTGCAACTAACACTTGGACTTCTCTATAGATAGAGTTCGTCGACTTAAATTCTTGATGCATGCAAGTGTTTTGCCCCAAGCCTCCTCCTAGCACGACAGGTGTGGGTATCTAGAAGAGAATGTCATAGACAGATACAACCATCATATACAATATGGGTTAAAAACATCATATGCAGTAGTCCCCACATCCTTATTAACGTGGCACATAAGTATTTCTAGGACTAACTCTGATAATTGATTTAACCAAAAAGTGTGATTACATGGCACAAATATTATTTCATTCAATTCATATGTGTTGCTACAAACTGTAAAAAAGATGAGGAGCTAAGTGACAGACTTAGGGTATCATCAAAAGACATTAGTGTCATGTGGACATTGTGCAATTCACgattaaaaagaacaaaaatacAACAAAGGTCATGTGGCAAACGTTGGAGAATCTGAAATGACCATAGTAGGTTCTTTGTAGGACACAACATTTCAAATGTTGAAACATAGGAGAATGAACATTTGTACGTTGACTGCATACGAGCGTGGACGGGAAAGAGGACAAGgtctatctgttggaaatatgatctagaggcaataataattagttattattatatttccttgttcatgatattagtttattatccatgctataattgtattgaaaggaaactcagatacatgtgtgggtacatagacaacaccatgtccctagtaagcttctagttgactagctcgttgatcaatagatggttacagtttcctaaccatggacattggatgtcattgataacgggatcacatcattaggagaatgatgtgatggacaagacccaatcctaagcctggcacaaagatcgtagttcgtatgctaaagcttttctaatgtcaagtatcttttccttagaccatgaga comes from Triticum aestivum cultivar Chinese Spring chromosome 5B, IWGSC CS RefSeq v2.1, whole genome shotgun sequence and encodes:
- the LOC123116445 gene encoding uncharacterized protein, encoding MPPRPGLNTSASACVPDWIHLEEADRSIGRTAAMASGGGGVMAGKKRKSAEMGRVDVPARREPRRGLGVAALESIRAQLETAENFYVFPSLATAAAAVAPPPTPPLPSLLAGHVAGVRFDPYVGNGGAQRDYYPHYYGGEHYTLARRYMQQLQASSGQPAPRHHDHHHAWQSNAAAVAAPAPPVLERDHRRRAQAHGGGHARKPRVAFVDLVDSDEEDGRGSAEEELDLELKL